In the genome of Cronobacter malonaticus LMG 23826, one region contains:
- the yciH gene encoding stress response translation initiation inhibitor YciH, with protein MSDNNSRLVYSTETGRIDEPKTAPARPKGDGVVRIQRQTSGRKGKGVCLITGIDADDATLTSLAAELKKKCGCGGAVKDGVIEIQGDKRELIKSLLEAKRMKVKLAGG; from the coding sequence ATGAGCGATAATAACAGTCGTCTGGTCTATTCCACAGAAACCGGGCGTATTGACGAACCCAAAACGGCTCCCGCGCGCCCGAAAGGCGACGGCGTGGTGCGTATTCAGCGCCAGACCAGTGGTCGCAAAGGAAAAGGCGTGTGCCTTATCACCGGCATTGATGCAGACGATGCGACATTAACCAGCCTTGCTGCCGAACTGAAGAAAAAATGTGGCTGCGGCGGGGCTGTGAAAGATGGCGTGATTGAAATTCAGGGCGATAAAAGGGAATTAATTAAAAGTCTGCTCGAGGCGAAAAGAATGAAGGTGAAACTGGCGGGCGGTTAA
- a CDS encoding DNA-binding transcriptional regulator YciT yields the protein MNSRQQIILQMVIDRGRMSVAELAKVTGVSEVTIRQDLNLLEKQSYLRRTHGFAVPLDSDDVETRMMNNFALKRRLADFACSLVNDGETVFIENGSTNALLARALAEQKKITLITVSSFIAHLLKETSCEIILLGGIYQKKSETMVGPLTRQYISQVHFSKAFIGIDGWSPETGFTGRDMMRADVVNAVLEKGSEAIILTDSSKFGAVHPYTLGPVSRFNRVITDDNLNDATRDALSASGLTLDIISPFPA from the coding sequence ATGAACTCCCGACAACAAATTATTTTACAGATGGTGATTGACCGCGGCCGCATGAGTGTGGCGGAACTGGCTAAAGTCACCGGCGTTTCAGAAGTCACCATTCGTCAGGATCTTAACCTTCTCGAAAAGCAAAGTTATCTGCGCCGCACTCATGGCTTTGCTGTACCGCTCGACAGCGACGACGTAGAAACCCGCATGATGAACAATTTCGCACTCAAGCGGCGGCTCGCGGATTTCGCCTGCTCGCTTGTCAACGATGGCGAAACGGTGTTTATCGAGAACGGCAGTACCAACGCCCTGCTGGCGCGGGCGCTGGCTGAGCAAAAGAAAATTACGCTGATTACCGTAAGCAGTTTTATCGCGCACCTGCTGAAAGAAACCTCATGCGAAATTATCCTGCTCGGCGGCATCTACCAGAAAAAAAGCGAAACCATGGTCGGCCCGCTGACGCGCCAGTACATCTCACAGGTGCACTTCAGCAAAGCCTTTATCGGGATTGACGGCTGGTCGCCGGAGACAGGATTTACGGGTCGCGACATGATGCGCGCAGACGTAGTGAACGCGGTGCTGGAAAAAGGCAGCGAGGCCATTATTCTCACCGACAGCAGCAAATTTGGTGCGGTGCATCCCTATACGCTCGGCCCGGTGTCGCGCTTTAACCGGGTGATTACCGATGACAATCTGAATGACGCCACTCGCGATGCGCTCAGCGCCTCCGGTCTGACCCTCGATATTATTTCGCCCTTTCCTGCCTGA
- the pyrF gene encoding orotidine-5'-phosphate decarboxylase gives MTSIASSSHSVTHSPVVVALDYDNRDSALAFVDGIDPRDCRLKVGKEMFTLFGPQLVRDLISRGFDVFLDLKFHDIPNTTARAVAAAAELGVWMVNVHAGGGARMMTAAKEALMPFGNDAPLLIAVTVLTSMEAEDLQGLGITLSPAEQAERLARLTQQSGLDGVVCSAQEAVRFKTAFGREFKLVTPGIRPAGSDAGDQRRIMTPAEAQQAGVDYMVIGRPITRAANPAQALRDILASLKQGD, from the coding sequence ATGACATCAATTGCCTCATCCTCTCATTCTGTAACTCATTCTCCCGTCGTCGTCGCGCTTGATTACGACAACCGCGACAGCGCGCTGGCTTTTGTGGACGGTATCGATCCGCGCGACTGCCGCCTGAAGGTCGGTAAAGAGATGTTCACGCTGTTTGGGCCGCAGCTGGTGCGCGACCTGATTTCCCGCGGCTTTGACGTCTTTCTGGATCTGAAATTTCACGATATCCCGAATACTACCGCGCGCGCCGTTGCGGCGGCGGCAGAGCTTGGCGTCTGGATGGTGAATGTGCACGCGGGCGGCGGCGCGCGCATGATGACGGCGGCGAAAGAGGCGCTGATGCCATTTGGCAACGACGCGCCGTTACTGATTGCAGTGACGGTACTGACCAGTATGGAAGCTGAGGATCTGCAAGGTCTCGGCATTACCCTCAGCCCGGCAGAGCAGGCAGAGCGTCTTGCACGCCTTACGCAGCAGTCAGGTCTGGATGGCGTGGTCTGTTCCGCGCAGGAAGCGGTGCGCTTTAAAACCGCGTTCGGGCGCGAATTTAAGCTAGTTACGCCAGGCATTCGTCCTGCAGGCAGCGACGCGGGCGATCAGCGCCGTATCATGACGCCAGCCGAGGCACAGCAGGCGGGCGTGGATTATATGGTTATTGGCCGGCCCATCACCCGCGCGGCTAATCCGGCGCAGGCGTTGCGCGATATTCTGGCGTCTCTGAAACAGGGGGATTAA
- the lapB gene encoding lipopolysaccharide assembly protein LapB → MLELLFLLLPVAAAYGWYMGRRSAQQDKEQEANRLSRDYVAGVNFLLSNQQDKAVDLFLEMLKEDTGTVEAHLTLGNLFRSRGEVDRAIRIHQSLMESASLTYDQRLLAVQQLGRDYMAAGLYDRAEDMFNQLVDETDFRIGALQQLLQIYQATSDWQKAIDAAERLVKLGKEHQRVEIAHFYCELALQAMSNEDMDRAMSLLKKGASADRNSARVSIMMGRIFMTRGDYAHAVETLEKVISQDRELVSETLEMLQVCYQQLGKPEEWAEFLKRCVEENTGAEAELMLAQVLEQREGPDSAQVYITRQLQRHPTMRVFHRLMDYHLHEAEEGRAKESLMVLRDMVGEQVRTKPRYRCQKCGFTAFTLYWHCPSCRAWSTIKPIRGLDGQ, encoded by the coding sequence ATGCTGGAGTTGTTGTTTCTGCTGTTGCCTGTCGCCGCTGCGTATGGCTGGTATATGGGCCGCAGAAGTGCGCAACAGGATAAAGAGCAGGAAGCGAACCGCCTGTCACGCGACTACGTCGCAGGCGTGAACTTCCTGCTGTCCAATCAGCAGGATAAAGCGGTGGATCTGTTCCTTGAAATGCTCAAGGAAGATACCGGCACCGTTGAAGCCCATCTGACGCTTGGCAACCTTTTCCGCTCGCGCGGCGAAGTTGACCGGGCTATCCGTATCCACCAGTCGCTGATGGAAAGCGCGTCGCTTACCTACGATCAGCGGCTGCTCGCCGTACAGCAGCTTGGCCGCGACTATATGGCCGCCGGGCTCTACGATCGCGCCGAAGATATGTTCAATCAGCTGGTGGATGAAACCGATTTCCGCATCGGTGCGCTCCAGCAACTCCTGCAGATTTATCAGGCCACCAGCGACTGGCAGAAAGCCATCGATGCCGCCGAACGGCTGGTTAAGCTTGGCAAAGAGCACCAGCGTGTCGAAATCGCGCATTTTTACTGTGAGCTGGCGCTTCAGGCGATGAGCAATGAAGATATGGATCGCGCCATGTCGCTCCTGAAAAAGGGCGCGTCGGCGGATCGCAACAGCGCGCGCGTCTCGATTATGATGGGGCGCATTTTTATGACGCGCGGCGATTATGCGCACGCCGTCGAGACGCTAGAGAAAGTCATCAGCCAGGATCGCGAACTGGTGAGCGAAACGCTGGAGATGCTCCAGGTCTGCTATCAGCAGCTCGGTAAACCTGAGGAATGGGCCGAATTCCTTAAACGGTGTGTGGAAGAAAACACCGGCGCAGAAGCGGAGCTGATGCTCGCGCAGGTGCTTGAGCAGCGCGAAGGCCCAGACAGCGCGCAGGTCTATATCACGCGCCAGCTGCAACGCCACCCGACCATGCGCGTGTTTCACCGGCTGATGGATTACCATCTGCACGAGGCGGAAGAAGGGCGCGCGAAAGAAAGCCTGATGGTGCTGCGTGATATGGTGGGCGAACAGGTGCGCACCAAGCCGCGCTATCGCTGCCAGAAGTGTGGCTTCACCGCGTTCACACTCTACTGGCACTGCCCGTCGTGCCGTGCCTGGTCGACTATCAAACCTATCCGTGGCCTTGACGGCCAGTAA
- the osmB gene encoding osmotically-inducible lipoprotein OsmB, translating to MSLNYKKVAAAVLAVTLVASLSGCSNWSKRDRNTAIGAGAGAIGGSVLTNGSALGTLGGAAVGGIIGHQVH from the coding sequence ATGTCATTAAATTACAAAAAAGTAGCCGCGGCAGTGCTGGCCGTAACTCTGGTAGCCTCTCTGAGCGGATGCTCAAACTGGTCTAAACGTGACCGTAACACCGCTATTGGCGCGGGTGCAGGTGCAATTGGCGGCTCTGTGCTGACCAACGGCAGCGCGCTCGGCACGCTCGGCGGCGCAGCGGTAGGCGGTATTATCGGTCATCAGGTTCATTAA
- a CDS encoding LapA family protein: MKYLIIFLVVLAIFVVSVTLGAQNDQQVTFNFLLAQGDYRISTLLATLFGAGFIIGWIICGLFWLRVRLQLARAERKIKRLEQQIAPAEPAPANATAPAVKD; the protein is encoded by the coding sequence GTGAAATATCTGATTATTTTTTTAGTGGTATTAGCGATTTTCGTCGTTTCCGTCACGCTGGGCGCGCAAAACGATCAACAGGTTACTTTTAACTTCCTGCTGGCGCAGGGCGATTATCGAATCTCTACGCTGCTTGCGACCTTATTTGGCGCGGGTTTCATTATCGGCTGGATCATCTGTGGACTGTTCTGGCTACGCGTTCGTCTGCAACTGGCGCGCGCCGAACGTAAGATTAAACGCCTTGAGCAGCAGATCGCGCCTGCAGAGCCGGCTCCGGCCAACGCCACTGCGCCTGCTGTTAAGGATTAA